A genomic region of Arachis stenosperma cultivar V10309 chromosome 9, arast.V10309.gnm1.PFL2, whole genome shotgun sequence contains the following coding sequences:
- the LOC130951490 gene encoding uncharacterized protein At4g15970-like isoform X2 yields MWPEAKVLHLRRALAVALLFATVSLSCLVLIRDVESYHFFSSYPLSSFPSIFPSASTDPVATKNEYPLGKILNDAAMKDKTVILTTLNEAWAAPNSLVDLFLESFKIGDRTRRLLNHLVIIALDQKAFARCQAIHSHCFSLDTEADFHEEAFFMTPKYLKMMWRRIDFLRSVLEMGYNFVFTDVDVMWFRDPFPRFHLDADFQVACDHFTGTFDDVQNRPNGGFNFVRSNNRSIEFYKFWYSSRTTYPGYHDQDVLNFIKVHPFISDIGLKMKFLDTTNFGGLCEPSRDLNQVCTMHANCCIGMENKLYDLRIMLQDWKHYLSLPPSLKRLSVVSWRAPQKCSIEAIFKLNGTPEKNVQG; encoded by the exons ATGTGGCCGGAGGCTAAAGTCCTCCACCTCCGGCGAGCACTCGCCGTTGCGCTCCTCTTCGCCACTGTTTCTCTCTCATGCTTGGTTCTCATCAGAGATGTCGAATCCTACCATTTCTTCTCCTCTTATCCTCTGTCTAGTTTTCCGAGCATTTTTCCGTCGGCGTCCACGGATCCCGTGGCG ACAAAGAATGAATATCCACTTGGAAAGATCCTCAATGATGCGGCAATGAAGGACAAAACGGTTATCTTGACCACGTTAAATGAAGCATGGGCAGCTCCAAATTCACTCGTTGATCTTTTCCTTGAGAGCTTTAAAATAGGAGACCGTACCCGTAGGCTTTTAAACCATTTGGTTATCATTGCATTGGATCAAAAGGCGTTTGCACGCTGTCAAGCTATACACTCCCATTGCTTTTCTCTTGATACCGAAGCTGACTTTCATGAAGAAGCATTCTTTATGACTCCTAAATACCTGAAGATGATGTGGAGAAGGATCGATTTTCTCCGCTCTGTTCTTGAAATGGGGTACAATTTTGTGTTCACG GACGTTGATGTCATGTGGTTTAGAGACCCTTTCCCAAGGTTTCACCTTGATGCAGACTTCCAGGTAGCGTGTGATCATTTCACAGGTACCTTCGATGATGTACAGAACAGACCCAATGGAGGGTTCAACTTTGTAAGGTCCAATAATAGGTCAATAGAGTTTTACAAATTCTGGTACTCGTCACGGACAACCTATCCTGGATACCATGACCAAGATGTCCTCAATTTCATCAAAGTTCACCCATTCATTTCTGATATCGGACTAAAGATGAAATTCTTAGATACAACTAATTTTGGTGGCCTTTGTGAACCAAGTAGGGATCTAAATCAAGTTTGTACAATGCACGCAAATTGTTGCATTGGTATGGAAAACAAGCTTTACGATCTCAGAATTATGCTTCAGGATTGGAAACATTATTTGTCTTTGCCTCCAAGTTTGAAGAGATTGTCGGTTGTTTCCTGGAGGGCTCCTCAGAAATGCAG CATTGAAGCTATCTTCAAACTCAATGGTACACCAGAGAAGAATGTTCAAGGTTGA
- the LOC130951490 gene encoding uncharacterized protein At4g15970-like isoform X1: MWPEAKVLHLRRALAVALLFATVSLSCLVLIRDVESYHFFSSYPLSSFPSIFPSASTDPVATKNEYPLGKILNDAAMKDKTVILTTLNEAWAAPNSLVDLFLESFKIGDRTRRLLNHLVIIALDQKAFARCQAIHSHCFSLDTEADFHEEAFFMTPKYLKMMWRRIDFLRSVLEMGYNFVFTDVDVMWFRDPFPRFHLDADFQVACDHFTGTFDDVQNRPNGGFNFVRSNNRSIEFYKFWYSSRTTYPGYHDQDVLNFIKVHPFISDIGLKMKFLDTTNFGGLCEPSRDLNQVCTMHANCCIGMENKLYDLRIMLQDWKHYLSLPPSLKRLSVVSWRAPQKCRLAVYSSLSIHNLTLFSAYYSGTSLCLFSFL; this comes from the exons ATGTGGCCGGAGGCTAAAGTCCTCCACCTCCGGCGAGCACTCGCCGTTGCGCTCCTCTTCGCCACTGTTTCTCTCTCATGCTTGGTTCTCATCAGAGATGTCGAATCCTACCATTTCTTCTCCTCTTATCCTCTGTCTAGTTTTCCGAGCATTTTTCCGTCGGCGTCCACGGATCCCGTGGCG ACAAAGAATGAATATCCACTTGGAAAGATCCTCAATGATGCGGCAATGAAGGACAAAACGGTTATCTTGACCACGTTAAATGAAGCATGGGCAGCTCCAAATTCACTCGTTGATCTTTTCCTTGAGAGCTTTAAAATAGGAGACCGTACCCGTAGGCTTTTAAACCATTTGGTTATCATTGCATTGGATCAAAAGGCGTTTGCACGCTGTCAAGCTATACACTCCCATTGCTTTTCTCTTGATACCGAAGCTGACTTTCATGAAGAAGCATTCTTTATGACTCCTAAATACCTGAAGATGATGTGGAGAAGGATCGATTTTCTCCGCTCTGTTCTTGAAATGGGGTACAATTTTGTGTTCACG GACGTTGATGTCATGTGGTTTAGAGACCCTTTCCCAAGGTTTCACCTTGATGCAGACTTCCAGGTAGCGTGTGATCATTTCACAGGTACCTTCGATGATGTACAGAACAGACCCAATGGAGGGTTCAACTTTGTAAGGTCCAATAATAGGTCAATAGAGTTTTACAAATTCTGGTACTCGTCACGGACAACCTATCCTGGATACCATGACCAAGATGTCCTCAATTTCATCAAAGTTCACCCATTCATTTCTGATATCGGACTAAAGATGAAATTCTTAGATACAACTAATTTTGGTGGCCTTTGTGAACCAAGTAGGGATCTAAATCAAGTTTGTACAATGCACGCAAATTGTTGCATTGGTATGGAAAACAAGCTTTACGATCTCAGAATTATGCTTCAGGATTGGAAACATTATTTGTCTTTGCCTCCAAGTTTGAAGAGATTGTCGGTTGTTTCCTGGAGGGCTCCTCAGAAATGCAGGTTGGCCGTATACTCAAGCCTTTCTATTCATAACCTTACCTTGTTTTCAGCTTACTATTCTGGAACTAGTCTTtgtctcttttcctttctttaa